A window from Zonotrichia albicollis isolate bZonAlb1 chromosome 8, bZonAlb1.hap1, whole genome shotgun sequence encodes these proteins:
- the LDLRAD1 gene encoding low-density lipoprotein receptor class A domain-containing protein 1 isoform X2 has product MNKTHPQRNGDVATFGSTESFSGKKGCCHGCGARPGCTQRRLCISALALLVLAAAVASAVAALALLPRAPVNRLCTAPNNRTGFLCDDRVTCVPASWVCDRVSNCRNGEDEQEQLCGDLPHSLPGYLVFYCSNPRSWVYADQRCNGMNDCGDCSDESWSSACPPCGQEWWSCISVHFEFCSCIPRRLCRDGIQHCLGWSDEFLCPA; this is encoded by the exons ATGAACAAAACTCATCCCCAG AGAAACGGTGATGTAGCTACTTTTGGTTCAACAGAGtccttctctggaaaaaaag GGTGCTGCCATGGCTGTGGTGCCCGCCCTGGCTGCACACAGAGGCGCCTCTGCATCTCTGCCCTGGCGCTGCTCGTCCTCGCGGCCGCCGTGGCCTCGGCggtggcagccctggcactcctGCCACGGGCACCAG TGAACCGCCTTTGCACAGCCCCTAATAACAGGACAGGCTTCCTGTGTGACGACAGAGTGACTTGTGTCCCTGCCAGCTGGGTCTGTGACAGAGTCAGCAACTGCAGGAACGGAGAggatgagcaggagcagctctgtg GTGACTtgccccacagcctcccaggATATCTGGTTTTCTACTGCAGCAACCCCAGATCCTGGGTTTATGCTGACCAGAGGTGTAATGGGATGAACGACTGTGGGGACTGCTCTGATGAATCGTGGAGCT CTGCCTGTCCCCCGTGTGGGCAGGAGTGGTGGAGCTGCATCTCCGTGCACTTCGAATTCTGCTCCTGCATCCCCCGGAGGCTGTGCCGGGACGGaatccagcactgcctgggctggtcCGACGAGTTCCTCTGCCCAGCCTGA
- the LDLRAD1 gene encoding low-density lipoprotein receptor class A domain-containing protein 1 isoform X1: MNKTHPQRNGDVATFGSTESFSGKKGCCHGCGARPGCTQRRLCISALALLVLAAAVASAVAALALLPRAPVNRLCTAPNNRTGFLCDDRVTCVPASWVCDRVSNCRNGEDEQEQLCGDLPHSLPGYLVFYCSNPRSWVYADQRCNGMNDCGDCSDESWSSAACPPCGQEWWSCISVHFEFCSCIPRRLCRDGIQHCLGWSDEFLCPA, encoded by the exons ATGAACAAAACTCATCCCCAG AGAAACGGTGATGTAGCTACTTTTGGTTCAACAGAGtccttctctggaaaaaaag GGTGCTGCCATGGCTGTGGTGCCCGCCCTGGCTGCACACAGAGGCGCCTCTGCATCTCTGCCCTGGCGCTGCTCGTCCTCGCGGCCGCCGTGGCCTCGGCggtggcagccctggcactcctGCCACGGGCACCAG TGAACCGCCTTTGCACAGCCCCTAATAACAGGACAGGCTTCCTGTGTGACGACAGAGTGACTTGTGTCCCTGCCAGCTGGGTCTGTGACAGAGTCAGCAACTGCAGGAACGGAGAggatgagcaggagcagctctgtg GTGACTtgccccacagcctcccaggATATCTGGTTTTCTACTGCAGCAACCCCAGATCCTGGGTTTATGCTGACCAGAGGTGTAATGGGATGAACGACTGTGGGGACTGCTCTGATGAATCGTGGAGCT CAGCTGCCTGTCCCCCGTGTGGGCAGGAGTGGTGGAGCTGCATCTCCGTGCACTTCGAATTCTGCTCCTGCATCCCCCGGAGGCTGTGCCGGGACGGaatccagcactgcctgggctggtcCGACGAGTTCCTCTGCCCAGCCTGA
- the LRRC42 gene encoding leucine-rich repeat-containing protein 42, protein MSYCLHSESHLDTGPIYVRENGKLHVVNRGAGGVQNVTPKARPFSLFSRTFSVELCMNREDDRARRQRTDHFIFTYTKEGNLRYSAKSLFSLVLGYISDNVDHIDSLIGFPEQIAEKLFSAAEARQKFTEPVTGLRALQKFTEAYGSLVLCSLCLRNRYLVISEKLEEIKSFRELTCLDLSCCKLGDEHELLEHLTKEALSSVKRLLLKDNSLSDAGLRRMTAPVRVLKKGLDNLLVLDLSCNPKITDVGIGYLLSFKKLNCLDISGTGLKDVDAVKKRLQMQIGLVHSKVPLKEFDHSDCKTEGWAEQTVLQWEQAVLEAMKPQDNLRSRVTALHFYGKTHRIEEVVKCTLVEPETKASGNLQFYKENVENCHLPLKKEVAGSHELKNNKKRALAEQERERTSKQKHLCLTVEDWDLLNTY, encoded by the exons ATGTCGTACTGTCTCCACTCAGAAAGCCATTTGGATACTGGGCCAATATACGTGCGTGAAAATGGGAAGCTGCATGTGGTAAATCGGGGTGCAGGCGGCGTACAGAATGTCACTCCCAAAGCAAGACCTTTTAGTCTGTTTTCCAGAACTTTTTCAGTGGAGCTGTGCATGAACAGGGAGGATGATAGGGCAAGGAGGCAGAGGACTGATCATTTCATCTTCACGTACACCAAAGAGGGGAACCTCCGCTACTCGGCCAAGTCCCTCTTCAGCCTCGTGCTGGGTTACATTTCTGACAATGTAGATCACATTGACTCGTTGATTGGTTTCCCAGAGCAGATTGCTGAAAAGCTcttttcagcagcagaagcaagaCAAAAGTTCACAGAGCCAGTGACAGgactgagagctctgcagaagttcacTGAAGCCTATGGCAGTTTGGTGCTGTGCTCACTGTGCTTGCGGAACAG ATACCTGGTTATCTCTGAAAAGCTTGAAGAAATTAAGTCTTTCCGGGAGCTGACGTGTTTGGATCTCTCCTGCTGTAAACTTGGAGATGAACACGAGCTGCTGGAACACCTCACCAAAGAGGCCCTGTCTAG CGTGAAGAGGCTTCTCCTGAAGGACAACTCCCTGTCAGACGCCGGCCTGCGCAGGATGACAGCGCCCGTGCGTGTGCTGAAAAAGGGGCTGGACaatctgctggtgctggacTTGTCCT GTAACCCTAAAATCACAGATGTGGGAATTGGATACCTTCTTTCTTTCAAGAAACTGAATTGTTTGGACATTTCTGGGACAGGTCTCAAG GATGTTGATGCTGTCAAAAAGCGGCTTCAAATGCAGATAGGCCTGGTTCACTCAAAAGTGCCTCTGAAAGAATTTGATCACAGTGACTGCAAAACAGAGGGATGGGCAGAGCAG ACAGttctgcagtgggagcaggcagTTTTGGAGGCCATGAAGCCCCAGGACAACCTGAGATCCAGAGTAACAGCTCTTCACTTCT ATGGCAAGACACACAGAATAGAGGAAGTAGTCAAATGCACACTGGTGGAGCCAGAAACTAAAGCATCTGGAAACTTGCAGTTTTATAAAGAAAACGTTGAAAATTGCCATTTACCTTTGAAAAAGGAGGTTGCAGGCAGCCACGAATTAAAGAACAATAAAAAAAGAGCTTTGGCTGaacaagagagagaaaggaCTTCCAAACAGAAGCATCTGTGCCTCACTGTGGAGGACTGGGATTTGTTAAATACCTACTGA